The genomic interval GGCTTCGAGCGCCAGCTCGTGCTGTCGCACGACACCGTGTGGTGCTGGCGCGGTCGCGCACCGAAGCTGCCTCCGGACACGCTGACCCACTGGAAGCCGACCTACGTCTTCGAGACCATCGTTCCCCGCCTGCGCGCTGCCGGCGTGGCCGACGGCAAGATCAAGACGATGCTGGTCGACAACCCCCGCCGCTACTTCGCGGGCGCCGCCTAGCGGGCGAGGATCGCGACGCAGGCGTTGGCGCCACGTCCAACCGTGTGCGCGAGGCCGACGCGCGCGCTCGGCACCTGACGCGGGCCGCACGCGCCGCGGAGCTGCCAGACGAGCTCCACCACCTGGCCGAGCGCGGACGCGCCGAGCGGCTCCCCCTTGGAGAGGAGGCCGCCGCTCGGGTTCACGGGACGGCGCGAGCGCATCTCGCCGCCGCCGTCGCGGACCCACTTGCCGCCGCCGCCGCGCGGGCAGAGGCCGAGCTCCTCGGCGGAGAGGATCTCCCGCGCGGCGTCCGTGTCCTGCAGCTCGACTACGTCGATCCCGTCGGGGCCGATGCCGGCTTCCGCGTATGCTGCCTGCGCGGCCATGGTCGTGGGCGGCGTGACGTCGTCGTCCGCGATCCCGCAGAGCGGCGTGTGCTCGCCGAGGACGTTTCCCGCGAGGTGCGAGCGGAGCTGCACCGCCGCCACACGGATCGCGGGACCCGCCGCGGGTGGCGTGGCGGAGAGGACCACGGCGGCGGCACCTTCGTTCGGCGAGCACAGCATGAGCAGGCGCAGCGGCTCGCACACGAGCGGCGATGCCAGGACCTCCTCGGCGGTGATCGCCTTGCGATACATCGCGTTCGGATTGTGGACGCCCTGGAGGTGGTTCTTCACCGACACCTGCGCGAGATCCTGCGGCGTCACATCGCTCTCGAACATCAGGCGCTGCGCGCGGAGCGCGAAGTAGCCGGGCGTCGCGGCCAGGCCCGCCTCCTCCCGCCACGGTTCGAAGAACGACGACCGGATCATGCCGCGCGGCATCTTCTCGAGGCCGAACACGAGCACGGTATCGTACACGCCCGCCGCGATTTGGGTGGCGCCGAGCGACAGCGCCGCGCCGCCGCTCGCGCAGCCGGCCTCGAGATTGACCATGGGGACGCCCGAGAGCCCGAGGGCGGTCAGCACCTTGTGACCCGACGCGACGCCGCCGTAGACGCAGCCGCAGAACGCCGCCTGGAAGCCGCCGCGCTGCACACCCGCCTCGGCGAGCGCGGCGCGTACGGCGCCGGCGCCGATCGCGGTGAGGCTCTCGTCGGGGAATCGCCCGAACGGATGCAGGCCCGTGCCGGCGACGTAGACGGGTCTCACGCCGGCGCCCCGGGCGCGAACGCATACGACAAGACGGGCGTCCCGTCGTCGTCGGTGAACAGCGGCTCGATGACGAGCCGCATCGCCTGGCCCCGCCACAGCCGCGCGGCGTCGGGCTCGGTTAGACGCGTGACGACGCGCAGCCCCTCGCGCAGCTCGACGACCCCGAACCCGTACGGCAGCGGTCCGCGGTAGCCGGGCGGTGCGCTCTTCACCACCGTATAGAGGAAGAGCTGCCCCGTTCCCGCGAGCGCCGTCTCGTGGCAGGACGCCCCACCGCAGTAGGGACATGAATCGCTGGCGGGGAAGTGGAGCTTCCCACATCCGTCGCAGCGCCCGGCGAGCAGACGCGGGCCTTCCGGCGTGACGCGAAACAGGCCGTCGGCGATGGGACGCGGCTCCGGCACGGGCGCGGACCCTACGGGACCGCCCATCAAGGCGTCAAGCTACGACCAAAGTCGCAGCGCGTGTCGAATTTTTTTCTCGCCCGGCTCTGGATCGGATGGTAGAGAAACCCGGATGCGATCCAGGACGGATCTCCGCGCGATCGGAGCGATCGTGCTCGTGCTGCTCATGAAGGCGGCGACTGCACGCGCGACGGTTGCCACCGATCTCTGCACCCCCACGGCGGATCCGTGCGTGGTGAACACGACGATTCCGGTCACGACCGGCTCGACGATCGACCTCGGCACGCGCGCGCTCGAAATCGGCGCGCAAGGTACGCTCGACGTCGGATCGGGCACGGTCCTCATCCAGGCGGGCACGGTTCGTCTCCTCCCGGGCTCCAAGATCCTCGGTCGCAATACGACGGCCGGCGGCTCCATCACGATCGTCGCGAGCGGCTCGATCGACATCCAGGCGAGTGGTCCCAGCAAGGGGCGGATCGACGTCACGAGCGAAGGCGACGACGGCGTCATCACGCTGCAGGCGGCGGGCGACGTCACGGTAGCGGGCCAGCTCCTCGCCGTCGGAGCCGACCAGTTCGCGAGCGGAGGCGGCGTCACCATTCTCGCCGGCGGCTCGATCCTCGTCACGCCGTCCGGGGACGTCAGCGTCGCGGGGGGAAGCCAGGCCGAGGGCGGCGACATCCTGCTCGACGCCGGGGGCGGGATCGATCTGCAGAACATCATCGATGCCTCGGGCGGCGACTTCGGCGGCGGCACCGTCGATCTCTCGGCGGACGGCGGCGACGTGATCGTCCGGCAGCAGCTGAACGTTCCGGGCGGCGGATTCTCGGGCGACGGCGGCGAGGTGACGATCGACGCCGGCGGATCGGTCCAGGTGCTCGCGGCGATCGACGGCCACGCGGCGGGCGATAGCGAGGACGGTTCGGGATCGGGCGGCGACGTCGACATCCGCGCGCAGCAGTCGATCACGATCTCGGGCACGCTCTCGCTCACGGCCGCGCCGCCGGACGGCGAGGGCGGCAGCGTGTCGCTCGAGGCCGGGACCACCATCACGGTCGGTGCAGCGCTCCTGGTCGAAGGGCAGGGGATCGACGGGTGCGGTGGCTCGATCATGGTGAACGCGGGCGCAGCGGTGACGCTCGACCGCATCACTGCCAACGGCGGGTCGTGCGGCGGTGGCGACGTGACCGTGCAGGCGCTCGGCGATCTCGCCGTGCCGCAGATCATCAACGCGGACGGCGCGAGCTTCGGCCCCGGAGGCACGATCGTTCTCGACGGGCGCAACGTGCAGGTCTCGAGCACGGTCCGCGCGGCGTCGAGCGACGCCGACGGCGGGAGCATCCTCGTCGAGGGGTGCAACGTCGGTATCGGCGGGGCGGCCGAGCTGCGGACGATCGGCATCGGCGGGAGCAACGCGATCCACGCCAGCGGGCAGGCGACGATCAACGGAGATCTGCTATCGTCGGTGGGATCCGTCCCCGGCACGAATCGCATCGCCTATCGCAACATCGCGCTACCACCCATCGTCGCGGGGGCGACGATCTCCCCGCCCGCGCTGCAGGCGGTCGACGCGATGCTGCCGCCCTGTCCGGCGGCGGGGGCGGTCTGCGGCGACGGCACGGTGGACGCGGGCGAGCAATGCGACGACGGCAACAACGTCGCGTGCGACGGCTGCTCCTCCGCCTGTCGCAGTGAAGGGTGCGGGAACGCCCACCTCGAGTGCGGCGAGCAGTGCGACAACGGGCCGGCCAACGGCACGCCGGGCAACGCGTGCGCGGCCGACTGCACCATCATTCCGACGGCTGGCGGCGTGCAGTCGATCCCCGGCGGACACGGCACGACGGCATGTCAGGTGGAATGGGAGGTCACGAACCCGGGCGGCGAGGTGATCGACG from Candidatus Eisenbacteria bacterium carries:
- a CDS encoding thiolase family protein, whose protein sequence is MRPVYVAGTGLHPFGRFPDESLTAIGAGAVRAALAEAGVQRGGFQAAFCGCVYGGVASGHKVLTALGLSGVPMVNLEAGCASGGAALSLGATQIAAGVYDTVLVFGLEKMPRGMIRSSFFEPWREEAGLAATPGYFALRAQRLMFESDVTPQDLAQVSVKNHLQGVHNPNAMYRKAITAEEVLASPLVCEPLRLLMLCSPNEGAAAVVLSATPPAAGPAIRVAAVQLRSHLAGNVLGEHTPLCGIADDDVTPPTTMAAQAAYAEAGIGPDGIDVVELQDTDAAREILSAEELGLCPRGGGGKWVRDGGGEMRSRRPVNPSGGLLSKGEPLGASALGQVVELVWQLRGACGPRQVPSARVGLAHTVGRGANACVAILAR
- a CDS encoding OB-fold domain-containing protein — protein: MPEPRPIADGLFRVTPEGPRLLAGRCDGCGKLHFPASDSCPYCGGASCHETALAGTGQLFLYTVVKSAPPGYRGPLPYGFGVVELREGLRVVTRLTEPDAARLWRGQAMRLVIEPLFTDDDGTPVLSYAFAPGAPA
- a CDS encoding DUF4215 domain-containing protein, with amino-acid sequence MRSRTDLRAIGAIVLVLLMKAATARATVATDLCTPTADPCVVNTTIPVTTGSTIDLGTRALEIGAQGTLDVGSGTVLIQAGTVRLLPGSKILGRNTTAGGSITIVASGSIDIQASGPSKGRIDVTSEGDDGVITLQAAGDVTVAGQLLAVGADQFASGGGVTILAGGSILVTPSGDVSVAGGSQAEGGDILLDAGGGIDLQNIIDASGGDFGGGTVDLSADGGDVIVRQQLNVPGGGFSGDGGEVTIDAGGSVQVLAAIDGHAAGDSEDGSGSGGDVDIRAQQSITISGTLSLTAAPPDGEGGSVSLEAGTTITVGAALLVEGQGIDGCGGSIMVNAGAAVTLDRITANGGSCGGGDVTVQALGDLAVPQIINADGASFGPGGTIVLDGRNVQVSSTVRAASSDADGGSILVEGCNVGIGGAAELRTIGIGGSNAIHASGQATINGDLLSSVGSVPGTNRIAYRNIALPPIVAGATISPPALQAVDAMLPPCPAAGAVCGDGTVDAGEQCDDGNNVACDGCSSACRSEGCGNAHLECGEQCDNGPANGTPGNACAADCTIIPTAGGVQSIPGGHGTTACQVEWEVTNPGGEVIDGFPSTEQRCIDGDPGCDRDEADDGTCTFDVAVCLAANDTRIGGCQPTGLQYFTLQKPNLLTATDPIDVASGTRIRDAVAALGVQVRVGSNVIVPGAPIAGRDLCTAPLAIAVPHGAGVVGSRRIEAASRDLAGSRMRRNTVDLICAPNPSVCGNGIVEIAEQCDDGNNVSCDGCTPTCRREVCGDGIVECGEQCDEGPSNGTPESQCTATCTEKVPPLRIAGGGSPALDCLVEYALNTTAPTLDRAGRPSKKQDCVDNDPACDLDPTVGSCRFKGWVCVGGADPRIACPAQTVASLELMKPSLRDVGPLAALRTAAQQRLSAIALPAAGGEVCTQRIDISMPAGRRPLTLSVKGRDLLGKSDRDTLKVRCLAPPT